A part of Legionella quinlivanii genomic DNA contains:
- a CDS encoding IS3 family transposase has product MCRGFLCSRTEIKYEFIKEQEKAYSIKLLCKMMQVSRSAYYRWYSKGHHPKPQDTMLEVKLKALFGDSKNTYGSRRLAKELTAQGFPVGRYKVRRIMEKLRLTVRYPKRFKQTTDSRHGFELASNLLNRQFKVTAPNQAWTTDISYVWTLEGWVYIAVVMDLYSRQIIGWAVDDHMRTSLCSKALRMAFWRKKPSPGLLHHSDRGSQYASYEYQELLKLMKMQQSMSRKGNCWDNSPTERFFRSIKYESLNYHRFATKACAKLAVIDYLAFYNGRRLHSTLGYKTPLAFEQEFYQRIA; this is encoded by the coding sequence ATCTGCCGCGGCTTTCTTTGCTCAAGAACAGAAATAAAATATGAATTTATCAAAGAGCAAGAGAAAGCCTATTCGATTAAACTGTTATGCAAAATGATGCAAGTTAGCCGAAGTGCTTATTATCGCTGGTACTCTAAGGGCCACCATCCTAAACCACAAGACACAATGCTTGAGGTTAAATTGAAAGCACTCTTTGGAGACAGTAAAAATACATATGGTTCCAGACGACTAGCCAAGGAATTAACTGCCCAGGGATTTCCCGTGGGGCGTTACAAAGTTCGTCGGATAATGGAAAAGCTGCGGCTAACTGTACGTTATCCAAAGCGGTTCAAACAAACGACGGATAGTCGACATGGGTTCGAACTGGCCTCTAACCTCTTGAATCGCCAATTTAAGGTGACTGCTCCGAATCAGGCTTGGACCACGGATATTAGTTATGTATGGACTTTGGAGGGCTGGGTATATATTGCAGTCGTCATGGATCTGTATTCACGCCAAATCATCGGTTGGGCAGTCGATGATCATATGCGCACATCTTTGTGCTCCAAAGCTCTGCGGATGGCGTTTTGGCGCAAAAAACCCTCTCCAGGATTACTGCACCACTCAGATCGCGGCAGTCAATATGCGAGTTATGAGTACCAGGAGCTATTGAAATTAATGAAAATGCAGCAGAGTATGAGTCGCAAAGGCAATTGCTGGGATAACTCCCCTACAGAGCGGTTTTTTCGAAGCATCAAATATGAATCCTTGAATTATCATCGATTCGCTACTAAAGCCTGTGCCAAGCTTGCTGTGATTGACTATCTTGCCTTTTATAATGGTAGACGGCTTCATTCAACTTTAGGCTATAAAACACCGTTAGCGTTTGAACAGGAGTTTTATCAGAGAATCGCTTGA
- a CDS encoding DUF2806 domain-containing protein: MEIKDLAGISKPLEKLIVTISKGLGCLFTAYITKRNTTAHLQAMEDFTEVIAKSPVPIKEAEYQGNGFVVKFSSDGEILNRAKSREEFKSIKKQCNIESIISQTADELNKDEAISAEEVEEDWITRYFNIIEDISDEQMQNIWAKVLAGEIRKPKSYSLRTLELLKNLSKEEANLFNTISAYAININNQFCLLNTNELLSLAKELTYTDIINLKDSGLISNSEALCSIDFSERNSCTLINCKKLIIIEASQESSKIQLSILPFTKAGTELLAFTNPTSNNEYIMKLCNLVKASKARIHVADIEKIVGDKISYKNKNVISG, translated from the coding sequence ATGGAAATCAAAGACTTGGCAGGAATAAGCAAACCATTAGAGAAATTAATTGTGACAATTTCTAAAGGTTTGGGCTGTCTTTTTACCGCCTATATTACAAAGAGAAATACCACGGCTCATTTGCAAGCGATGGAAGATTTCACAGAAGTTATTGCTAAAAGTCCTGTCCCCATTAAAGAAGCAGAATACCAAGGGAATGGGTTTGTCGTAAAATTTTCATCGGATGGTGAAATTCTAAATAGAGCAAAATCCAGAGAAGAATTTAAGAGTATTAAAAAGCAGTGCAATATTGAGAGCATCATCTCTCAGACAGCTGATGAATTGAATAAAGATGAGGCAATTTCCGCGGAAGAAGTTGAAGAAGATTGGATCACTCGATACTTTAATATCATAGAAGATATAAGCGATGAGCAGATGCAAAATATTTGGGCTAAAGTGCTTGCAGGTGAAATCCGCAAGCCCAAATCATATTCGCTACGTACTTTAGAATTGCTAAAGAATCTTTCAAAAGAAGAGGCAAATCTATTTAACACAATCTCCGCTTATGCTATTAACATCAATAATCAATTTTGTCTTTTAAATACAAATGAATTGCTCTCTTTAGCTAAAGAGCTGACCTATACAGATATTATAAATTTAAAGGATTCTGGTCTGATTTCTAATTCGGAGGCCTTATGTAGTATAGATTTTAGTGAAAGAAATAGCTGCACCCTAATTAACTGTAAAAAGCTTATAATCATAGAAGCAAGCCAAGAAAGTAGTAAGATCCAGCTGTCAATATTACCTTTTACTAAAGCAGGTACTGAGTTACTAGCCTTCACCAATCCCACATCAAATAATGAATATATAATGAAATTATGCAATCTGGTTAAGGCTAGTAAAGCTAGGATTCATGTTGCCGATATCGAGAAAATTGTCGGTGATAAAATCTCTTATAAAAATAAAAATGTAATAAGTGGGTAA